From a single Aminobacterium mobile DSM 12262 genomic region:
- the mgtA gene encoding magnesium-translocating P-type ATPase, which translates to MEDPNAYWSWSVETAFKALETQPTGLSWEEAKKRREKLGTNVLKAKKSYTLTRLFWAQLRTPIVFILICAACISFFLHNPSDALIILAIVLTSSFLSFQQEKGAQEATSKLLAMVQIKTKIIRQGEPTNIPLEEVVSGDVVLLSAGDIIPADCLLIESKDLFVDEASLTGETYPIEKIPLLLAPQTSLNKRTNTLFLGTHVISGTGRGIVVNTGKKTEFGKTAQQLRIRPIETDFEKGIRRFGYFLVEVTLLLVILIFAFNVLLSRPVLDSFLFSLALAVGLIPQLLPAIVSVNLANGAKKMAKSKVIVKRLSAIENFGSMNILCCDKTGTLTAGNVRLHTALAPDGSPSEYVLHVAAMHSALETGFNNPIDTAIKNAHPISYKEAQKYDEVPYDFVRKRQSVLLEYNEQNLIVSKGAVNSILSICSSIDMGHEKNTFSIESYLPSIIELYNELSSQGLRTLGVAIKNIGSLIHFTKEDEKNMTFIGFLTFYDPPKDGVIQAIQKLSELGISLKIISGDNAHVVKNIAQQVGIIAPRVITGADLRSISDAALFHLANQCSLFAEVEPNQKERIIMALKKSGNSVGFMGDGINDASALHNADVGISVDTAVDVAKEAADIVLLEKGLAVLSEGVIEGRRTFANTMKYIFMATSANFGNMFSMAGASLFLSFLPLVPKQILLMNLLTDLPEMTIAMDNVDKELIQKPQRWDISFIRKFMVVFGLMSSFFDYITFIILLFFFHTPISQFRTGWFLESIASACLVVLVVRSRRPFFKSLPGFKLLIATIGVLFFILLFPATPLATLFGFSPLPSFLLWTLFVIIMCMTLSAEIIKKIFYRSIS; encoded by the coding sequence ATGGAAGATCCTAATGCCTATTGGAGTTGGAGTGTTGAGACTGCTTTTAAAGCCCTTGAAACGCAACCTACCGGCCTTTCGTGGGAAGAAGCAAAAAAACGGCGAGAAAAACTTGGAACTAACGTACTTAAAGCTAAAAAAAGCTATACACTGACTCGACTTTTTTGGGCTCAGTTACGAACCCCTATCGTATTTATTCTCATCTGCGCCGCCTGCATTTCTTTTTTCCTTCATAATCCTTCTGATGCCCTTATAATTTTAGCGATTGTGCTAACAAGCAGTTTTTTATCTTTTCAACAAGAAAAAGGGGCACAGGAAGCTACCTCTAAACTTTTAGCAATGGTTCAAATAAAAACGAAAATTATACGACAGGGAGAGCCAACGAATATCCCCCTAGAGGAAGTTGTTTCCGGAGACGTTGTTTTACTGTCCGCCGGCGATATTATTCCAGCAGACTGTCTTCTCATCGAAAGCAAAGATCTTTTTGTAGATGAGGCGTCCCTCACTGGCGAAACATACCCTATAGAAAAAATCCCCCTCCTTTTGGCCCCGCAAACTTCGTTGAACAAGCGAACAAACACCCTTTTCCTGGGCACTCACGTCATTAGCGGCACAGGAAGAGGGATCGTCGTAAATACAGGCAAAAAAACAGAGTTTGGAAAGACTGCCCAACAACTCCGCATCCGCCCCATAGAAACAGATTTTGAGAAAGGGATCCGACGTTTCGGCTATTTTCTAGTAGAGGTTACATTATTGCTTGTTATTCTTATTTTTGCTTTCAATGTTTTACTCTCCAGGCCTGTTTTAGACTCTTTTTTATTCTCTCTCGCCTTGGCTGTAGGCCTCATTCCTCAGCTTCTTCCAGCAATAGTAAGCGTTAATTTAGCCAATGGCGCTAAAAAAATGGCAAAAAGTAAGGTTATCGTCAAACGACTCTCAGCTATAGAAAATTTTGGAAGCATGAACATCCTCTGTTGTGATAAAACCGGAACACTCACGGCAGGAAATGTACGGCTTCATACCGCCCTTGCACCAGATGGGTCTCCTTCAGAGTATGTCTTGCACGTAGCTGCCATGCACTCAGCATTAGAAACAGGCTTCAATAATCCTATTGACACGGCAATAAAAAACGCACACCCCATCTCATATAAAGAAGCTCAAAAATACGACGAAGTACCCTACGACTTTGTTAGAAAAAGGCAGAGTGTACTTCTGGAATATAACGAACAAAACCTTATTGTCAGCAAGGGAGCTGTGAATTCAATTCTTTCTATTTGCAGCTCTATAGATATGGGACATGAGAAAAACACCTTTTCTATAGAGTCTTATTTGCCTTCTATTATAGAATTGTATAACGAATTAAGCTCTCAGGGGCTAAGAACTCTAGGCGTAGCCATTAAAAACATTGGTTCCTTGATACATTTCACAAAAGAAGACGAAAAAAACATGACGTTTATAGGTTTTTTAACGTTTTACGATCCTCCCAAAGATGGAGTTATTCAAGCCATCCAAAAACTTTCTGAACTAGGCATCTCCTTAAAAATTATTTCCGGAGACAATGCACATGTAGTCAAAAACATAGCGCAACAAGTGGGCATTATTGCACCTCGCGTTATAACTGGTGCTGACCTTCGATCAATAAGTGATGCAGCTCTTTTCCACCTTGCCAATCAATGCTCTCTATTTGCAGAAGTAGAGCCGAATCAAAAAGAACGAATCATTATGGCCCTCAAAAAATCCGGGAACAGTGTAGGGTTTATGGGAGATGGAATAAATGATGCTTCAGCTCTTCATAATGCAGATGTCGGCATTTCGGTAGATACAGCAGTAGATGTAGCCAAAGAAGCCGCTGACATAGTACTTCTTGAAAAAGGCCTCGCCGTACTTTCTGAAGGCGTTATAGAAGGACGACGAACATTCGCAAACACAATGAAATACATATTTATGGCCACGAGTGCTAATTTTGGCAACATGTTCAGTATGGCTGGAGCCTCGCTCTTCTTATCTTTTCTTCCTTTAGTACCCAAACAAATTTTACTTATGAACCTGTTGACAGATCTACCAGAGATGACTATTGCCATGGACAACGTGGATAAAGAACTCATCCAAAAGCCTCAACGATGGGATATATCTTTCATTCGCAAATTTATGGTCGTTTTTGGCCTTATGAGCTCATTTTTCGACTACATTACCTTTATAATTCTTTTGTTCTTTTTCCATACTCCAATCTCCCAATTCAGAACTGGGTGGTTTCTGGAATCCATAGCTTCGGCTTGCCTTGTCGTATTGGTTGTACGGAGCAGGAGACCTTTTTTCAAATCTCTACCTGGTTTCAAACTTCTTATAGCCACAATAGGTGTACTCTTTTTTATTCTTCTTTTCCCCGCTACTCCCCTTGCCACACTCTTCGGCTTTTCTCCTCTTCCCTCTTTTCTTTTATGGACACTTTTTGTCATTATAATGTGCATGACCCTCAGTGCAGAAATTATCAAGAAAATCTTTTATCGCTCTATTTCATAG
- a CDS encoding aldehyde ferredoxin oxidoreductase family protein: MFDCYAGKILHVDLSNGEIWSVPLSENWVRNYIGGEGFGAIYLAESLAKGIDGLSAENKLLFACGPLTDTKAPCCGRTVVMFKSPLTGTIGASNVGGAWAPQLKRAGFDMLVVHGQTPNPTYLSINNDEITLHSAEKVWGKTTKETTEIIRQELGNPEAEIACIGEAGEKLVRFATIMVGNEHAAGRGGGGAVMGAKKLKAIAVYGTKARTQIHNNDQFNNAVKKAIQELHNEAFIREELMKYGTPSFFDAMNSLGLVPAYNWQRTTTNFNDSLGHKAYHEKLEVKQDRCYNCPIGCVRLTRIPKGKYEGRSGSGPEYEALAAFGQKLGNKDLYSIVAANYIANDLGLDIISTGQVIATAMEWYEKGIIDQNKTDGLVLSWGNSDAIVEIVERIARRQGTFATLLGEGSLRAAQSIGGDAEKYVMHVKGQEMAADGVRSSKGEALSHMLSPRGADHLRPYGATFDAFGYLEEELGVTERVDPFSEENKDWFKPFEELSMATNLLGVCLFASITLAVKGRTWAELFSNGSGRKYSYIDLFKASERVINIERLFNIREGFSKKDDYLPQRFSTGPAPDGPGKGQVVDQDKLLELVYKIKGWDSQGVPTKEKLSELDLTEIGKKLLG, from the coding sequence ATGTTTGACTGCTATGCTGGGAAAATTCTACATGTAGACCTGTCAAATGGGGAAATATGGTCAGTTCCTTTATCCGAGAATTGGGTCCGAAACTATATTGGAGGAGAAGGTTTTGGAGCTATTTATCTTGCTGAATCTTTAGCTAAAGGAATTGATGGTCTATCAGCAGAAAACAAGCTTCTTTTTGCATGTGGCCCTTTAACTGATACAAAGGCCCCTTGTTGTGGCCGAACTGTGGTTATGTTCAAGTCTCCCCTTACAGGAACCATCGGAGCTTCCAATGTGGGAGGAGCTTGGGCCCCCCAGCTCAAAAGGGCGGGATTCGATATGCTTGTTGTTCATGGGCAAACTCCAAATCCAACATATCTTTCAATCAATAACGATGAGATCACCCTGCATTCTGCAGAAAAAGTTTGGGGGAAAACTACAAAGGAAACGACGGAAATAATCCGTCAAGAACTGGGGAATCCCGAAGCAGAAATCGCATGTATCGGCGAGGCAGGAGAGAAGCTTGTGCGCTTTGCAACCATAATGGTTGGGAACGAACATGCTGCCGGAAGAGGGGGTGGCGGTGCTGTAATGGGGGCGAAAAAGCTTAAAGCAATTGCTGTTTATGGAACAAAAGCACGAACGCAAATACATAATAATGACCAATTTAATAACGCTGTAAAAAAAGCCATACAAGAACTTCACAATGAAGCCTTTATTCGGGAAGAGCTTATGAAATATGGTACCCCTTCTTTCTTTGATGCCATGAACAGCCTTGGTCTTGTACCAGCTTATAACTGGCAACGAACCACAACGAATTTCAACGATAGTCTCGGACATAAAGCCTACCATGAAAAATTGGAGGTAAAACAGGATCGATGTTACAACTGTCCAATTGGCTGTGTTCGCCTCACGCGCATTCCAAAAGGGAAATATGAGGGTCGTTCCGGATCGGGACCTGAATATGAGGCATTAGCTGCATTTGGGCAAAAACTGGGAAATAAGGACCTCTACTCCATCGTTGCCGCAAACTATATTGCAAACGACCTCGGCCTTGATATTATTTCGACAGGGCAAGTAATAGCCACGGCCATGGAGTGGTATGAGAAAGGAATTATCGATCAAAACAAAACCGACGGACTTGTTCTTTCATGGGGAAACAGCGATGCTATTGTGGAGATAGTAGAACGCATTGCTAGGCGGCAAGGTACTTTTGCCACACTCCTCGGAGAGGGATCTCTCAGAGCTGCACAAAGTATCGGAGGGGACGCAGAGAAATATGTTATGCACGTGAAAGGACAAGAAATGGCCGCAGATGGAGTGCGAAGCAGTAAGGGAGAAGCTCTATCTCATATGCTTTCTCCACGAGGGGCAGACCATTTACGCCCATATGGTGCTACTTTCGATGCTTTCGGCTACCTGGAAGAAGAACTTGGCGTTACCGAACGTGTAGATCCATTCAGCGAAGAAAACAAAGATTGGTTCAAGCCTTTTGAAGAGCTCTCTATGGCCACAAATTTGCTTGGCGTATGCTTGTTCGCTAGTATTACCCTAGCCGTAAAAGGAAGGACATGGGCAGAGCTTTTTAGCAATGGATCTGGAAGAAAGTACAGCTATATAGACTTGTTTAAAGCAAGCGAACGAGTTATCAATATAGAGCGGCTTTTCAATATTCGCGAGGGATTTTCGAAAAAAGACGACTATCTCCCTCAGCGATTTAGTACTGGGCCAGCGCCAGATGGACCAGGGAAAGGACAAGTCGTCGATCAAGACAAGCTTTTAGAGCTGGTTTATAAAATAAAAGGTTGGGATAGTCAAGGGGTCCCGACTAAAGAAAAACTCTCTGAGCTAGATTTAACCGAAATAGGGAAAAAATTATTAGGTTGA
- a CDS encoding homoserine dehydrogenase, whose product MRIALIGFGGVGKAFTRLLEEKKEELNRKNISISLTYIIRSQGGVYDPLGITNSSSLIFNPAITFQSLIKRRDVDLLVEATPTNKETGEPGLTHIAEALNSGIHVVTANKGPVLLAYRDLYVMAKRNHVQFAIGCTTGGALPVINAGLFDMAGASISSIEGILNGTSNFIFQEMELNGTSYLDALKKAQGMGIAETDSTLDVEGWDTAIKLLILVNVLMGENKKLSDICVEGITTISAGKIQEVRRDGKRIKLIGKARKTGNDVILSVQSETIDSSHPLYAVNGTNKAVRFISDSLGELTIIGGASGTTSAAASLLRDIINIQKGYQFVS is encoded by the coding sequence ATGCGTATTGCTCTTATAGGTTTTGGAGGGGTAGGGAAAGCTTTTACTCGCCTTCTGGAAGAAAAAAAAGAGGAACTGAACCGGAAAAATATTTCTATTTCTCTTACCTACATTATCCGCAGTCAAGGCGGAGTATATGATCCTTTGGGTATCACTAATTCCTCAAGTCTCATCTTCAATCCTGCCATAACTTTTCAATCCCTTATAAAACGACGAGATGTGGATTTGCTTGTGGAAGCTACGCCTACCAATAAGGAGACAGGGGAACCTGGGTTAACCCATATCGCAGAAGCCCTCAATTCAGGAATTCATGTCGTTACGGCTAACAAAGGGCCAGTTCTCCTCGCTTATAGAGATTTGTACGTCATGGCGAAACGGAACCACGTACAATTTGCTATAGGGTGCACCACTGGAGGGGCTCTTCCTGTAATTAATGCTGGCCTTTTCGATATGGCTGGGGCCTCTATATCATCTATAGAGGGTATCTTAAATGGCACGTCTAACTTCATTTTTCAAGAGATGGAATTAAATGGAACCTCTTATCTAGACGCTCTTAAGAAAGCTCAAGGAATGGGCATAGCTGAAACAGATTCCACTTTAGATGTAGAAGGATGGGATACTGCAATAAAGCTATTAATTCTTGTCAATGTATTGATGGGAGAAAATAAAAAACTCTCCGATATATGTGTTGAAGGGATCACAACCATTTCTGCGGGGAAAATACAAGAGGTGCGCAGAGATGGAAAACGAATCAAATTAATAGGGAAAGCCAGAAAAACCGGAAACGACGTGATATTATCAGTACAATCTGAAACTATAGATTCTTCTCATCCTCTTTACGCAGTCAACGGAACAAACAAAGCCGTGCGATTTATATCTGACTCGCTGGGAGAACTCACGATAATAGGAGGGGCTTCTGGAACGACATCAGCCGCAGCCTCCTTATTACGAGATATTATTAATATACAAAAAGGATATCAATTTGTATCATGA